The Setaria viridis chromosome 6, Setaria_viridis_v4.0, whole genome shotgun sequence genome contains a region encoding:
- the LOC117861990 gene encoding uncharacterized protein — protein sequence MAGHQRSTSWPSMAHPNKIDIQEALHSISSLISTPSATIEVVCDGLRRLGDVYSCINEAICFHSNQVHGKRLEEEMERSLQVLDLCNTLQESFTDLKMTIQELQMVLNRGDLPVAQVKAQSYARLVKKAKHHLKKAVSKSTSHEDAWLVSLLTTARGIAVLALKSAVELLSKQMATCSASKWSLITKPIQKKRVSCEEVQLQALELGIVGLESSVENLFRNLIQTRVSLLNTLSS from the coding sequence ATGGCCGGCCATCAGAGATCAACGAGCTGGCCGTCTATGGCTCATCCCAACAAGATTGACATTCAAGAAGCTCTGCACAGCATAAGCTCACTCATTTCTACACCATCAGCTACCATCGAAGTGGTATGTGATGGTTTGAGGAGGCTTGGAGATGTCTACAGCTGCATCAATGAGGCCATATGCTTCCATAGCAACCAGGTACATGGGAAGAGGCTGGAGGAAGAAATGGAGAGGTCGCTTCAGGTGCTGGATCTCTGCAATACCTTGCAAGAAAGCTTCACTGACCTGAAGATGACCATCCAGGAGCTGCAAATGGTTCTCAACAGAGGAGACCTCCCAGTAGCTCAAGTTAAGGCTCAATCCTACGCCCGCTTGGTAAAGAAAGCCAAGCATCACCTGAAGAAAGCTGTCAGCAAGTCTACCTCccatgaggatgcgtggttggtCAGCTTATTGACCACAGCAAGAGGAATTGCTGTCTTGGCGCTCAAATCTGCAGTGGAGCTCTTGTCGAAGCAAATGGCTACCTGCAGTGCGAGCAAGTGGTCCCTTATCACCAAACCAATCCAAAAGAAGAGAGTTTCATGCGAGGAGGTGCAATTGCAGGCACTAGAGTTGGGTATTGTAGGTCTGGAGAGTTCAGTCGAGAACCTTTTCAGAAATTTGATCCAAACAAGGGTTTCTCTTCTGAACACTCTCAGCTCGTAG